One part of the Sorangiineae bacterium MSr11954 genome encodes these proteins:
- a CDS encoding HAD family hydrolase, translating into MSSSAAGSRFAHVIFDWNGTLLDDFPLALRSVNHVLAKHSRSPIDADRYREFFGFPIRGFYERIGFNFNVSSIAFEDVMRDYLGVFDPALRDCPLHDGVLDLLDHLDACAIPASILTASHQDTLDATLHHFGLAHRFVHRIGLPDSNAHSKLELARDLQRRLEEREGITCERILYVGDTTHDGEIARAMGWGCVAIPRGHQPRSTLLADGLQLVERLHELQLLVGGTR; encoded by the coding sequence ATGTCGTCTAGCGCTGCTGGTTCCCGTTTCGCGCACGTTATCTTCGATTGGAATGGCACCCTCCTCGACGATTTTCCTCTGGCGCTTCGCTCGGTCAATCACGTGCTCGCGAAGCACAGCCGAAGCCCCATCGATGCGGACCGCTACCGCGAGTTTTTCGGCTTCCCCATCCGAGGCTTCTACGAGCGAATCGGCTTCAACTTCAACGTCTCCTCGATCGCGTTCGAGGACGTGATGCGCGACTACCTCGGCGTCTTCGATCCCGCCCTGCGCGATTGCCCGCTGCACGATGGCGTCCTCGACTTGCTCGACCACCTCGACGCATGCGCCATCCCCGCATCCATCCTGACCGCGTCGCATCAAGATACCCTCGACGCCACCTTGCATCACTTCGGCCTCGCGCATCGCTTCGTGCACCGCATTGGGTTGCCCGATTCGAACGCGCACTCCAAGTTGGAGCTCGCGCGCGATCTGCAGCGCCGGTTGGAGGAGCGCGAGGGCATCACGTGCGAGCGCATCCTTTACGTGGGCGATACCACCCACGATGGCGAGATCGCGCGTGCGATGGGGTGGGGGTGCGTGGCGATCCCCCGAGGCCACCAGCCTCGTTCGACGCTGCTCGCGGACGGGCTCCAGTTGGTCGAAAGGCTCCACGAGCTCCAGCTGTTGGTGGGAGGAACGCGATGA
- the nudK gene encoding GDP-mannose pyrophosphatase NudK encodes MSTGNPRVRIQKVEVLSNDWYVLKKTTFDYLRADGTWQTQSRETYDRGNGSVILLYNRDKKTVVLTRQFRFPAFVNGLADGMLIEACAGLLDNDDPETCIRREAEEETGYRVTNVRKIFEVYMSPGSVTEKLYFFVAEYSAGDKVSDGGGEANHGEDIEVLELPLEKALHMIETGAIADGKTIMLLQYAKLHRLVD; translated from the coding sequence ATGAGCACCGGCAACCCGCGCGTCCGCATCCAGAAGGTCGAGGTTCTCTCGAACGACTGGTACGTCCTCAAGAAAACGACGTTCGATTACCTGCGCGCCGATGGTACGTGGCAAACGCAGAGCCGCGAAACGTACGACCGCGGCAATGGCTCGGTCATCCTCCTCTACAACCGCGACAAGAAGACCGTGGTGCTGACGCGCCAGTTTCGCTTTCCAGCGTTCGTCAACGGATTGGCCGACGGGATGCTGATCGAGGCATGCGCGGGGCTGCTCGACAACGACGATCCGGAGACGTGCATCCGGCGCGAGGCCGAAGAAGAAACCGGCTATCGGGTCACCAACGTCCGGAAGATCTTCGAAGTCTACATGAGCCCAGGCTCCGTCACGGAGAAGCTCTATTTCTTCGTCGCCGAGTACTCCGCCGGCGACAAGGTCTCGGACGGCGGAGGCGAAGCGAACCATGGCGAGGACATCGAGGTCCTCGAGCTGCCGCTGGAGAAAGCGCTTCACATGATCGAGACGGGCGCGATCGCCGACGGCAAGACGATCATGCTGTTGCAGTACGCAAAATTGCACCGCCTCGTCGATTGA
- a CDS encoding sugar ABC transporter substrate-binding protein has protein sequence MKTIVSRTSLARLVGSALVIAPALLACNKDQGSSASTNSSAAATAPAPAKPEADTIKIGLLLPETKTARYEAADRPFFVARLKEICPKCEVLYQNADQKTDKQQAQAESLLINGIKVLVIDPVDAKAVAGVIAKAKAQNVAVLAYERLAQGPADYHVSFDNEQVGRLQAQALLDALKKGGDPKRGKIVMINGSPTDPNAGSYKKGAHAVLDGQVNIGMEYDTPDWSPDKAQDEMQQAITAIGKKNIIGVYCANDGTASGAIAAMKGAGFADLPPVTGQDAELAAVQRIVAGQQYMTVYKAIKKEAIVAADMAYAMAQGKPYTEQKTVMINNGTKDIPSVLLAADVVTKENVKDTVIKDGFHAAPKVCEGTFAAACKTAGIL, from the coding sequence GTGAAAACGATCGTAAGCCGCACATCTCTCGCCCGCCTCGTCGGCTCTGCTTTGGTGATCGCCCCCGCGCTCCTTGCTTGCAACAAGGATCAAGGGAGCTCCGCGTCGACGAACTCGTCTGCTGCAGCTACGGCCCCGGCGCCCGCCAAGCCGGAAGCCGATACCATCAAAATTGGCCTCCTTTTGCCCGAGACGAAGACGGCACGGTACGAGGCGGCCGATCGCCCGTTCTTCGTGGCCCGCCTCAAGGAGATCTGTCCAAAGTGTGAAGTTCTCTATCAGAACGCCGACCAGAAGACCGACAAGCAGCAGGCGCAGGCCGAGTCGTTGTTGATCAACGGCATCAAGGTGCTGGTCATCGATCCCGTCGACGCCAAGGCCGTCGCGGGTGTGATCGCCAAGGCAAAGGCGCAGAACGTCGCCGTCCTCGCCTACGAGCGCCTCGCACAAGGTCCCGCCGATTACCACGTTTCGTTCGACAACGAGCAAGTGGGCCGGCTGCAGGCTCAGGCGCTGCTCGATGCGCTGAAAAAGGGTGGCGATCCCAAGCGCGGCAAGATCGTGATGATCAACGGCTCGCCGACCGATCCGAACGCGGGATCGTACAAGAAGGGCGCGCACGCCGTGCTCGATGGCCAGGTGAACATCGGTATGGAGTACGACACCCCCGATTGGAGCCCGGACAAGGCGCAAGACGAGATGCAGCAGGCCATCACGGCCATCGGCAAGAAGAACATCATTGGCGTGTATTGCGCCAACGACGGTACCGCCAGCGGCGCCATCGCGGCCATGAAGGGCGCGGGCTTCGCCGACCTTCCGCCGGTCACCGGACAAGATGCCGAGCTCGCGGCCGTTCAACGCATCGTGGCCGGGCAGCAGTACATGACCGTGTACAAGGCAATCAAGAAGGAGGCGATCGTGGCGGCCGACATGGCCTACGCGATGGCGCAAGGAAAGCCGTATACGGAGCAGAAGACCGTGATGATCAACAACGGCACCAAGGACATCCCGTCGGTGCTGCTCGCGGCCGACGTGGTGACCAAGGAGAACGTCAAGGACACCGTCATCAAGGACGGCTTCCATGCGGCGCCGAAGGTCTGCGAGGGCACCTTCGCGGCCGCGTGCAAGACCGCGGGGATCCTGTAG
- a CDS encoding ATP-binding cassette domain-containing protein, producing MTNVLELRGISKRFGAVQALTDVNLDVAAGEVVALVGDNGAGKSTLIKVISGVITPDAGTITWEGKVTNITRPHDAQALGIATVFQDLALCDNLDVVGNLFLGRELGTGGVLDEIEMEKRSRELLHTLSVKIPSVRIAIASLSGGQRQSVAIARALLGQTKVVLLDEPTAALGVEQTAQVLDLIERLREQGLGVILISHNLADVRAVADRVVVLRLGKNGGTFRIDEVTHEQIVAAITGAQDNVVARRKARTEGRPQERAGGTVGEAKV from the coding sequence GTGACGAACGTTCTCGAGCTTCGCGGGATATCCAAACGCTTCGGCGCAGTGCAAGCGCTCACGGACGTGAACCTCGACGTCGCCGCCGGTGAGGTGGTGGCGCTCGTGGGGGACAATGGGGCGGGCAAGTCCACGCTCATCAAGGTGATCAGCGGCGTCATCACCCCGGACGCCGGCACGATCACTTGGGAGGGGAAGGTCACGAACATCACGCGGCCGCACGATGCGCAGGCCCTGGGCATCGCGACCGTGTTCCAGGATCTGGCGCTCTGCGACAACCTCGACGTGGTCGGCAATCTGTTCCTCGGGCGCGAGCTCGGCACGGGCGGGGTGCTCGACGAGATCGAAATGGAGAAGCGTTCGCGCGAGCTCCTGCACACGCTCTCCGTGAAGATCCCCAGCGTGCGCATCGCCATCGCGTCGCTCTCGGGGGGACAGCGGCAATCGGTGGCCATCGCGCGGGCTTTGCTCGGGCAGACCAAGGTGGTCCTGCTCGACGAGCCCACGGCGGCCCTCGGCGTGGAGCAGACCGCGCAGGTGCTCGACTTGATCGAGCGGCTCCGCGAGCAAGGGCTCGGCGTGATCCTCATCAGCCACAATCTGGCGGACGTTCGCGCGGTCGCCGATCGCGTGGTGGTCCTGCGCCTCGGCAAAAATGGCGGCACGTTCCGGATCGACGAGGTGACGCACGAGCAGATCGTCGCCGCCATCACCGGTGCACAGGACAACGTTGTCGCACGAAGAAAAGCACGCACCGAGGGGCGTCCGCAGGAGCGTGCGGGTGGCACGGTCGGGGAGGCGAAGGTATGA
- a CDS encoding sugar ABC transporter permease, with translation MVEGKGNKLEGAAAVDPRLLVRESGIRGYLEDFRRRLRGGDLGALPVAIGLVVIWVTFYSLNENFLAPQNLSNLSLQIAATGTISVGIVLVLLLGEIDLSVGSVSGLTSAILAVLNVNQGMSATASILAALAAGAVVGAVHGFFFSRVGVPSFVVTLAGLIGWQGLQLYVLGKEGTINLPYEGGVASLTHTFFPPVVGYAIGAAIVAAYALLDVSASRRRAKAGLPTRPLSDTAIRAGLVAVAIFASVYVLNQAEGLPLALLIFVGFVAIFDWILRRTRYGRMIFAVGGNAEAARRAGIDVRLVRLSVYVLSSTMGAAGGVLAASRLFAVNQSSGGNNELLNAIAAAVIGGTSLFGGRGNTYSALLGMLVIGSISNGMYLLQLDSSVQFMITGGVLLAAVVIDSLSRRGRQSSGRA, from the coding sequence ATGGTGGAAGGCAAAGGCAACAAGCTCGAAGGCGCGGCAGCCGTCGACCCCCGCTTGCTCGTGCGCGAGAGCGGGATCCGTGGATACCTCGAAGACTTTCGCCGCCGGCTTCGCGGGGGCGATCTCGGCGCCCTGCCGGTGGCGATCGGCCTGGTGGTCATCTGGGTGACGTTCTACAGCCTGAACGAGAACTTCCTCGCGCCGCAGAACCTCTCCAACTTGTCGCTGCAAATCGCCGCCACGGGGACCATCTCGGTGGGCATCGTGCTCGTCCTGCTCCTGGGCGAGATCGATCTGTCCGTGGGCTCGGTGAGCGGCCTGACCAGCGCCATTTTGGCGGTGCTCAACGTGAACCAAGGCATGTCCGCGACCGCCTCCATTTTGGCGGCGCTCGCGGCCGGCGCCGTGGTGGGGGCCGTTCACGGCTTCTTCTTCTCCCGCGTGGGCGTCCCGTCCTTCGTCGTGACCTTGGCGGGCCTCATCGGCTGGCAGGGGCTCCAGCTCTATGTGCTGGGCAAAGAGGGGACGATCAACCTCCCGTACGAAGGCGGGGTCGCCAGCCTGACGCACACTTTCTTTCCCCCGGTCGTGGGCTACGCCATCGGCGCCGCCATCGTGGCCGCGTATGCGCTGCTCGACGTCAGCGCGTCCCGGCGCCGCGCCAAAGCGGGGCTCCCCACCCGGCCTCTGTCCGATACGGCCATTCGCGCCGGGTTGGTGGCGGTGGCGATCTTCGCCTCCGTGTATGTGCTCAATCAGGCGGAGGGGTTGCCGCTGGCGCTCCTCATCTTCGTCGGCTTCGTCGCCATCTTCGACTGGATCCTGCGCCGCACCCGCTACGGGCGCATGATCTTCGCCGTGGGCGGCAACGCGGAGGCCGCGCGGCGCGCCGGCATCGATGTGCGGCTCGTGCGCCTCTCGGTCTACGTTCTCTCCTCGACCATGGGCGCGGCGGGCGGCGTCCTCGCGGCCTCGCGTCTGTTCGCGGTCAATCAGAGCTCGGGCGGCAACAACGAGCTACTCAACGCGATCGCCGCCGCCGTCATTGGCGGAACGAGCCTCTTCGGAGGCCGCGGCAACACCTATTCGGCGCTCCTCGGCATGTTGGTGATCGGATCGATTTCCAACGGTATGTATCTTTTGCAGCTCGACTCGTCTGTGCAATTCATGATCACAGGTGGCGTGCTTTTGGCGGCGGTGGTGATCGATTCGCTCTCCCGCCGCGGGCGCCAATCCAGTGGCCGCGCATAA
- a CDS encoding ABC transporter substrate-binding protein yields the protein MSQSVIRLLTLALLVCISVSCRSGSSASGQNTPEPAKPPGKIRVVFKYQPLGSEPEPLRDLLADFERANPDIEVMTEVLPNASDVVHQYFLTSLEGKSREFDVFIADVVWIPEFARAGWISDISDALPPEVIKRDFLPGAAEAVIVQGKTYGAPWYVDAGLLYYRTDLVPRAPKTYEELIEFAKAARAKDPSLYGYVWQGRQYEGLVCNAYEALWGHGGKTMDNTRVLVDTKEGRAAMSYMRRLFTEGISPPSVTSAGEEDARHVFQQGRAVFMRNWPYCWGEAQKDGSPIKGKVGITTLPTVDGSPGHGALGGWQLALNANTPSWRREAALKLMTYLTSLQSGVKLAIAYGRNPSRKAAYQDADLRKSAPFVADLLPVLENAKPRPVTPYYGMLSDVLQSEFSAVVSGIRTPEASLDRAQKLLDHVTQGGS from the coding sequence ATGAGCCAAAGCGTGATCCGGCTTCTCACGCTCGCGCTTCTAGTATGCATATCGGTGTCGTGTCGCAGCGGCAGCAGCGCGAGCGGGCAAAACACTCCAGAGCCGGCGAAACCGCCGGGAAAAATAAGGGTGGTCTTCAAGTACCAGCCGCTGGGATCGGAGCCCGAGCCCCTCCGCGATCTGCTCGCGGACTTCGAGCGCGCCAATCCCGATATCGAGGTCATGACGGAGGTGCTCCCCAACGCATCCGACGTCGTGCACCAATACTTCCTCACGTCGCTCGAAGGAAAGAGCCGTGAGTTCGACGTCTTCATCGCCGACGTCGTGTGGATACCCGAGTTTGCGCGCGCGGGGTGGATCTCGGACATCTCCGACGCGCTCCCGCCCGAAGTGATCAAACGCGATTTCCTCCCCGGCGCCGCCGAAGCGGTCATCGTGCAAGGAAAGACCTATGGCGCCCCGTGGTACGTGGACGCGGGATTGCTCTACTACCGGACCGATCTCGTTCCGCGCGCCCCCAAGACGTACGAAGAGCTGATCGAGTTCGCAAAGGCCGCGCGCGCCAAGGATCCCTCGCTCTACGGCTACGTGTGGCAAGGGCGCCAGTACGAAGGGCTCGTCTGCAATGCCTACGAGGCGCTCTGGGGCCACGGCGGCAAGACCATGGATAACACCCGCGTTCTGGTCGACACGAAGGAGGGGCGCGCCGCCATGTCGTACATGCGTCGGCTCTTCACCGAGGGCATTTCGCCGCCTTCGGTCACCTCCGCCGGCGAGGAGGATGCGCGCCATGTCTTTCAGCAGGGCCGCGCCGTCTTCATGCGCAATTGGCCGTACTGTTGGGGCGAGGCGCAGAAAGATGGCTCACCCATCAAGGGGAAGGTTGGAATCACCACCTTGCCCACGGTGGACGGCTCTCCTGGACACGGCGCCTTGGGCGGCTGGCAGCTCGCGCTCAATGCCAATACGCCGAGCTGGCGGCGCGAGGCGGCGCTGAAGCTCATGACGTATTTGACCTCGCTCCAATCCGGGGTGAAGCTGGCCATCGCCTACGGCCGCAACCCCTCGCGCAAGGCCGCGTACCAAGACGCGGATTTGCGCAAGTCGGCGCCGTTCGTCGCGGATCTGCTGCCGGTGCTGGAGAACGCCAAACCGCGGCCGGTGACCCCCTACTACGGCATGCTCTCCGACGTGCTGCAGAGCGAGTTCTCCGCCGTCGTCTCGGGCATCCGCACGCCGGAGGCATCGCTCGATCGCGCGCAAAAGCTCCTCGACCACGTCACGCAAGGTGGATCATGA
- a CDS encoding sugar ABC transporter permease: MVAPAVVILLVVAFYPIVATMWLSLHRMILVFHEEQFIGLGNYAFLLSDPRFWSALRNTAYFAAVAVAIELVLGLGFALLLNAAFPGRSLLRASILIPWAIPTVVSAKLWAWLFNPEYGLLTRMLPGQDVNWLGMPGYAMHAAILVDVWKTTPFVALLLLAGLQTIPQDIYKAAQVDGAGTLRQFFSITLPLLRNTIVVTLIFRTLDASRVFDAVYVLTEGGPANTTETLSIYAYKTLMRVGDFGYGSTLSVVTFLCVMGISLGYLKVLGVERGKGRA; this comes from the coding sequence ATGGTGGCGCCGGCGGTGGTGATCCTGCTGGTCGTCGCGTTCTATCCGATCGTGGCCACCATGTGGCTCAGTCTCCACCGCATGATCCTCGTCTTTCACGAGGAGCAGTTCATCGGTTTGGGCAACTACGCCTTTTTGCTCTCCGATCCACGCTTTTGGTCCGCGCTGCGCAACACTGCGTATTTCGCGGCCGTGGCCGTCGCCATCGAGCTCGTTCTGGGGCTCGGCTTTGCCCTGCTGCTCAACGCCGCGTTCCCCGGGCGCTCGCTCTTGCGCGCATCCATCCTGATCCCGTGGGCCATCCCCACCGTCGTCTCGGCGAAGCTCTGGGCGTGGCTCTTCAATCCCGAATACGGATTGCTCACCCGGATGCTCCCCGGCCAGGACGTCAATTGGCTCGGCATGCCGGGGTATGCGATGCACGCGGCCATTTTGGTCGACGTGTGGAAGACCACGCCGTTCGTCGCGCTGCTGCTGCTCGCGGGCCTGCAGACCATTCCGCAGGACATCTACAAGGCCGCGCAGGTCGACGGCGCCGGCACCCTCCGGCAGTTCTTCTCGATCACCCTGCCGCTGCTGCGCAACACCATCGTGGTCACCTTGATCTTCCGCACCCTCGACGCCTCGCGCGTGTTCGACGCGGTGTACGTTCTGACCGAGGGTGGCCCGGCCAACACCACGGAGACCCTCTCCATTTACGCGTACAAGACGCTGATGCGCGTGGGTGACTTCGGTTATGGCTCGACCTTGTCGGTGGTCACGTTCCTCTGCGTGATGGGCATCAGCCTCGGCTACTTGAAAGTGCTCGGCGTGGAGCGAGGAAAGGGGCGCGCATGA
- a CDS encoding carbohydrate ABC transporter permease, whose protein sequence is MKRISLWFGLVAAVTFCAGPFVWQMITSLRPESDLLNLGLPSTLTLESYVGAFHGRPFGHVIVNSVIVAVVTTLFCLAVGASAAFALAKLDFRGRKALLFGSLAVSMFPPIATVSPLYLIIRSVGLLDHLTGLIIPDTTFALPLTLWILTGFFEDIPDELYRAARVDGCTPFQAFWKVLLPLAAPGLATTAILVFIFSWNEFLYALTFISTPEKRTIPVAISLFTGEHKEPWGEIAAASVIATLPLLIVTMFFQRKIVAGLTAGAVKG, encoded by the coding sequence ATGAAACGCATCTCGCTTTGGTTCGGCCTGGTCGCCGCCGTCACCTTTTGCGCCGGTCCCTTCGTGTGGCAGATGATCACGTCGCTCCGGCCCGAGAGCGATCTGCTCAACCTCGGTCTGCCGAGCACCCTCACCCTCGAGAGCTACGTAGGGGCCTTTCACGGGCGGCCGTTCGGTCATGTCATCGTCAACAGCGTCATCGTGGCGGTGGTGACCACGCTCTTTTGCTTGGCGGTGGGCGCCTCGGCCGCGTTCGCGCTGGCGAAGCTCGATTTCCGCGGCCGCAAGGCGCTGCTCTTCGGGTCGCTCGCCGTATCCATGTTTCCGCCCATCGCCACCGTGAGCCCGCTCTACCTCATCATCCGCTCGGTGGGTCTGCTCGATCATCTGACGGGGCTCATCATCCCGGACACCACCTTTGCGTTGCCGCTCACGCTCTGGATCCTCACCGGCTTCTTCGAGGACATCCCGGACGAGCTCTATCGGGCCGCGCGCGTCGATGGCTGTACACCGTTCCAAGCGTTCTGGAAGGTGCTCTTGCCGCTGGCCGCGCCGGGCCTGGCCACCACGGCCATCCTCGTATTCATCTTTTCGTGGAACGAGTTCCTCTACGCGCTCACCTTCATCTCCACCCCGGAGAAACGAACCATCCCGGTGGCGATCAGCCTCTTTACGGGGGAGCACAAGGAGCCCTGGGGCGAGATCGCGGCCGCCTCCGTGATCGCGACCTTACCGCTGCTCATCGTCACCATGTTCTTTCAACGCAAGATTGTCGCTGGTCTCACCGCTGGCGCGGTAAAGGGGTAA